One part of the Tachysurus vachellii isolate PV-2020 chromosome 6, HZAU_Pvac_v1, whole genome shotgun sequence genome encodes these proteins:
- the paox gene encoding peroxisomal N(1)-acetyl-spermine/spermidine oxidase, which produces MALHSGVDKRVVIIGCGISGVGAAQKLIKQGFRNVRIIEATSRSGGRIKTGRLDGKIIEIGANWIHGPSQENPVFRLASHYNLLDEECLSEENQSVDFGGLPPLLSTWLSSSGKKLEADLMAPAVEVFMTLLRKSQEFYNTSRAPMSSVGEFLKTEALRISNEEWKEDEARKLRQALFSTLLKLECGVNGTHTMDDVNLATFGMYKSLPGLDCTFPGGYEGLIRHMMNELPKDIVLFNKTVKCIHWNSQASSKEITCPVTVECITGETFEADHVILTIPLGYMKKHHDSLLNPPLPQHKLHSIQRLGFGTNNKIFVEFEKPFWDEDCEVVFLVWEDEHDLQNPVSDIKTSWIRKMSCFTVLKPAERYGYILCGWIAGHESEYMETLPEEEVLHTVTQLIHRFTGNPTIAIKKLFRSRWFHDPYTCGAYSYVAKDCSGEDIDNLAEPLPLRGSNAKPLQVLFAGEATHKSFFSTVHGALLTGWREADRLISHYNPNPSAGKVTANL; this is translated from the exons atggctCTCCATTCTGGTGTCGATAAAAGAGTCGTTATTATCGGATGTGGTATTTCAGGAGTCGGTGCTGCTCAAAAGTTAATCAAACAGGGCTTCAGAAATGTCCGTATCATCGAAGCAACCTCGAGAAGCGGTGGAAGGATTAAAACTGGCAGACTGG atggaaaaattatagaaatagGTGCCAACTGGATCCATGGTCCCTCACAAGAGAACCCAGTTTTTCGCTTGGCCTCCCACTACAATTTGCTTGATGAAGAGTGTTTATCTGAAGAGAATCAGTCTGTGGACTTTGGTGGGCTTCCACCTTTACTTTCAACCTGGCTTTCCAGCTCAGGCAAGAAACTTGAGGCTGATTTAATGGCACCTGCTGTGGAAGTCTTCATGACATTACTTAGGAAGTCTCAGGAGTTCTACAACACTAGCAGGGCACCCATGTCTAGTGTTGGGGAGTTTCTTAAAACAGAGGCTCTCAGGATCAGCAATGAAGAATGGAAGGAAGATGAAGCCAGAAAGCTCAGACAGGCTCTGTTCAGCACACTGCTGAAGCTTGAGTGTGGTGTGAACGGGACACACACGATGGACGATGTGAACCTTGCAACCTTTGGCATGTACAAGTCCCTTCCAGGACTGGACTGCACTTTCCCAGG AGGCTATGAAGGCTTAATTAGACACATGATGAATGAACTGCCTAAGGATATTGTCTTATTTAACAAAACGGTTAAGTGCATTCACTGGAACAGCCAGGCGAGCTCAAAAGAAATAACATGTCCAGTTACAGTTGAATGCATTACTGGAGAGACTTTTGAAGCAGATCATGTCATTCTTACCATTCCACTGG GCTATATGAAGAAGCACCACGATAGTCTTCTGAATCCACCTCTGCCACAACACAAGTTGCACTCCATCCAGAGACTGGGTTTTGggacaaacaataaaatatttgtagaGTTCGAGAAGCCTTTCTGGGATGAAGATTGTGAAGTTGTGTTCCTTGTATGGGAGGATGAACATGATCTTCAGAATCCTGTTTCTGATATAAAAACTTCTTGGATCAGGAAGATGTCTTGCTTTACTGTACTGAAACCCGCAGAGAG GTATGGCTATATTCTTTGTGGCTGGATTGCTGGGCATGAATCTGAATATATGGAAACTCTGCCTGAAGAGGAGGTGCTACACACAGTGACTCAACTCATTCACAGATTTACAG GAAATCCAACAATTGCTATAAAGAAGCTTTTTCGCTCCCGGTGGTTCCATGATCCCTACACCTGTGGTGCTTACTCTTATGTGGCAAAAGATTGTTCTGGTGAAGATATCGATAATCTTGCAGAGCCTCTTCCACTGAGGGGATCAAATGCTAAg CCCTTACAGGTGCTGTTTGCTGGAGAAGCCACTCACAAATCTTTCTTTTCCACTGTCCATGGCGCTTTGCTTACTGGTTGGAGAGAAGCAGACCGTCTCATATCACACTACAATCCCAATCCGTCAGCAGGGAAAGTCACAGCAAATCTGTAA
- the wu:fj13e08 gene encoding zinc finger protein 782, translated as METGLSSAPSLHWIKIEQNTRHVKPKNGCILSLQNIDLLSDLSCPVQVKQESDLSQSEYLPCPKFEELKKESTVMNELIKMEPHDDSNSSLTITTEASHWSDDNLPHGLIPPVEMEDDEYHVKCPKNISACQKSLNKKRSAVKVKLHDSNTDKKYTSKQRKAQKQTKYHCVKGHDGRTLLKTHTHTGSEEAFWCETCGKQFRRYDLLSDHRRGHSRKRPYACDQCGMRFSKPAYLKIHLRRHAGERAFPCDKCDKRFFDKYDLAVHQRDHTGERPYECRECGKSFKRIYILNKHKKTHSNEKPFECNVCGKAYKYGYSYRLHRKTHSA; from the coding sequence ATGGAGACAGGTTTGTCATCTGCTCCAAGCCTACACTGgataaaaatagaacaaaacacACGACATGTAAAACCTAAAAATGGCTGCATCTTATCACTGCAAAATATTGATCTACTCTCTGACTTGAGCTGCCCTGTACAAGTTAAACAGGAATCGGATCTATCTCAATCAGAATATTTACCTTGTCCTAAGTTTGAGGAGTTAAAGAAAGAGTCTACtgtgatgaatgaattaattaaaatggaaCCGCATGATGACTCTAACTCTAGTCTGACCATAACCACTGAAGCGTCACACTGGAGTGATGATAATTTACCACACGGACTGATTCCTCCTGTTGAAATGGAAGATGATGAGTACCATGTAAAATGTCCCAAAAACATCAGTGCATGtcaaaaaagtttaaataaaaaaagaagtgcTGTCAAAGTAAAGCTTCATGATTCAAATACAGACAAGAAATATACAAGCAAACAGAGAAAGGCACAGAAACAAACCAAATATCACTGTGTCAAGGGCCATGATGGCAGGACGTTGttaaaaacgcacacacacactggtagTGAAGAAGCATTCTGGTGTGAAACTTGTGGAAAACAGTTCAGAAGGTATGACCTCCTCAGCGACCACAGGAGAGGGCACAGCAGAAAAAGACCATATGCCTGCGATCAGTGCGGCATGAGGTTTTCCAAACCTGCTTATCTGAAAATCCATCTGCGCAGACATGCTGGCGAAAGGGCATTTCCTTGTGACAAGTGTGACAAAAGGTTTTTTGACAAGTACGACTTAGCAGTGCATCAGCGAGATCACACAGGTGAGAGACCATACGAGTGCCGAGAGTGTGGAAAGAGCTTCAAGCGGATTTATATACTGAACAAGCACAAGAAAACGCATTCTAATGAAAAACCGTTTGAGTGTAACGTCTGTGGAAAAGCCTATAAATATGGTTACAGTTATAGGTTACACAGGAAAACTCATTCGGCATAG